A part of Syntrophales bacterium genomic DNA contains:
- a CDS encoding FliH/SctL family protein produces the protein MSLYKTRIIKSHTVKIIDLQSKDGETCTDETPHGSRKKSTLQKEWEERINKIYEEEIPLRERRAFELGYEKGKRETEERYQQQLKRKIDELASIVKELSMLRHNLIKQTEADIVDLSLTMAEKIIHHEIETQRETICHTLKAAINTTLERDNLIIHLHPEDYRFLMEIKNEFFSQFDGLRNPVFKEDISVGRGGALIVTKSGEIDARIEQQLQAMKNTLQSLKE, from the coding sequence ATGAGTTTGTATAAAACGAGAATCATTAAAAGCCATACAGTTAAAATTATAGATCTGCAATCAAAGGATGGGGAAACTTGTACTGATGAAACTCCTCATGGGTCAAGGAAAAAGAGCACTCTCCAAAAAGAATGGGAGGAGAGGATAAACAAGATTTACGAGGAAGAGATACCCCTCAGAGAAAGAAGAGCCTTTGAACTGGGCTACGAAAAAGGCAAAAGGGAAACGGAAGAAAGATACCAGCAACAGCTGAAAAGAAAAATCGACGAGCTGGCATCCATTGTAAAAGAACTTTCGATGTTGAGACATAACCTAATCAAACAAACAGAAGCAGACATCGTGGATCTATCCCTCACAATGGCGGAAAAGATCATCCATCACGAAATCGAAACGCAAAGAGAGACAATTTGCCACACGCTGAAGGCAGCTATAAATACGACACTTGAACGGGATAATCTAATCATACATCTGCACCCAGAAGATTATCGTTTCCTTATGGAAATAAAGAACGAATTCTTCAGCCAGTTCGATGGCCTTAGAAACCCCGTATTTAAGGAAGACATCTCCGTTGGCCGCGGAGGCGCACTCATAGTGACAAAATCCGGGGAAATAGATGCCAGAATTGAACAGCAGTTACAAGCCATGAAAAACACGCTACAAAGCCTAAAAGAGTAA
- the fliG gene encoding flagellar motor switch protein FliG, giving the protein MTNEEKAAIMLLALGEDLAAEVMKNLRPQEIRRLGKYMNRISIIPAEVIKSVAREFLQLAKETGGTIAVTEDAAKKIVVKALGEKDALPILAEVDKAKNTENPIVEKLRDINPQVLMEFTKNEHPQTIALIVSHLKPEQAAQILDNFSLEMQCEIIRRIANLKTVPHEIIEEIAQTLEKELLVASISEQQVGGIKVTAEILNRLSRNTENSIINTLEETDPELASSIRSLMFTFDDILKLDDRSIQEILKEISSEVLAKALKLVDESGRQKFYKNMSKRAAEMLKEELEMMPPIRVSEVEAAQKTIVETARKLEEEGRVVIARGAGEDEFV; this is encoded by the coding sequence ATGACAAACGAGGAAAAGGCCGCAATAATGTTACTTGCCCTTGGAGAAGATCTGGCAGCGGAGGTGATGAAAAATCTTCGTCCCCAAGAGATTCGCCGTTTAGGAAAGTACATGAATCGCATATCAATCATCCCCGCAGAGGTGATAAAAAGTGTAGCCAGGGAATTTCTCCAACTGGCGAAAGAGACAGGAGGCACAATTGCCGTTACTGAAGATGCAGCAAAAAAAATTGTCGTAAAAGCCCTAGGGGAGAAAGATGCCCTACCTATACTGGCTGAGGTAGACAAAGCAAAAAACACCGAAAATCCCATCGTTGAGAAGCTCAGAGACATAAATCCACAGGTACTTATGGAATTTACAAAGAACGAGCATCCTCAAACCATTGCTCTCATTGTTTCACATTTGAAACCTGAACAGGCAGCACAGATCCTGGATAACTTCTCGTTAGAGATGCAGTGTGAAATCATAAGGAGGATTGCTAACCTGAAGACCGTTCCTCATGAGATCATAGAAGAGATAGCCCAAACTTTAGAAAAAGAACTCCTTGTGGCATCCATATCAGAGCAGCAAGTTGGAGGAATCAAAGTGACGGCGGAAATACTCAACCGTCTCTCCCGCAACACTGAAAACAGTATAATAAACACCCTTGAAGAAACCGATCCAGAACTTGCAAGCTCAATAAGAAGTCTCATGTTTACATTCGACGATATCCTTAAACTGGACGACAGAAGCATCCAGGAAATTCTAAAAGAAATATCTTCAGAAGTACTTGCAAAAGCATTGAAGCTCGTAGACGAATCGGGGAGACAAAAATTTTACAAAAATATGTCTAAGAGAGCTGCCGAAATGCTCAAAGAGGAGCTGGAGATGATGCCTCCAATCCGTGTTTCGGAGGTAGAGGCGGCACAGAAAACAATCGTGGAAACGGCGAGGAAACTCGAAGAAGAAGGCCGTGTTGTGATTGCCCGGGGTGCGGGAGAGGATGAGTTTGTATAA
- the fliF gene encoding flagellar basal-body MS-ring/collar protein FliF has translation MNALKIINQLRGNFNTLSKSRKMIIIASGIGTLLLLLIFVYMVNRVEYQVLFSGLSSEDAASVVAKLQEKKTPYRLSPSGDTIYAPSSRVPELRIELASSGALRGGTVGFELFDNKTFGATEFEQQVNYRRALQGELSRTINSIEGVQQSRVHIAIPKESLFVDQQKRPSASVTLKLKPGRSLRPDQVDGIVNLVAKSVEGMTPEDVIVIDSRGNILSRNPADNRLSRLSATQVEYQKNLEREIANQIQSMLEKVVGKGKAIVRVAADLDFRVTEKTEELFDPESAVVRSIQKHESKNTTGAARSASGSQEQQRAEETINYEINRVSQKTILPVGDIKKLSIAVVVDGTYVKDEKGKETFQERSKKEIEVLEELVRKSAGFDANRGDQVVVSCLPLSKVEVDSSPSGFDWYSILNPAMSVVKYVILLVAFVSVLFLAIRPLVKVLTEKVEPVPTSFSQPSQKILEGREAPLQIAVEDLSGKTETEIIRHLASTDAKKFAEILRNWVR, from the coding sequence ATGAATGCACTAAAAATTATAAACCAACTTCGCGGTAACTTTAACACACTGTCCAAAAGCAGGAAAATGATAATAATCGCCTCCGGCATAGGGACACTTCTACTTCTACTTATATTCGTCTACATGGTGAACAGGGTTGAGTATCAGGTATTGTTCTCCGGTCTTTCCAGTGAAGATGCCGCATCGGTCGTGGCGAAACTTCAGGAGAAAAAAACTCCGTACCGCTTATCACCCTCAGGGGATACCATATACGCACCGTCCAGTAGAGTCCCGGAATTGAGGATCGAGCTGGCTTCATCAGGGGCGCTACGGGGAGGGACTGTTGGTTTTGAACTATTTGACAACAAGACATTCGGAGCAACGGAATTCGAACAACAGGTGAACTACCGGCGAGCATTACAGGGAGAACTATCCAGAACCATAAACAGTATTGAAGGTGTCCAACAAAGCAGGGTTCACATAGCCATACCAAAGGAATCCTTATTCGTTGACCAGCAGAAAAGACCGTCAGCTTCAGTCACACTTAAATTGAAACCTGGTCGAAGCTTGCGTCCCGACCAGGTCGACGGCATAGTTAATCTTGTAGCTAAAAGCGTGGAAGGCATGACCCCAGAAGATGTAATCGTCATCGACAGTAGGGGTAACATCCTCTCCAGAAATCCCGCAGACAATCGCCTCTCAAGATTATCGGCTACACAGGTAGAGTACCAGAAAAATCTCGAAAGAGAAATTGCCAACCAAATACAAAGTATGCTGGAAAAAGTGGTAGGAAAGGGAAAGGCAATAGTGAGAGTAGCCGCAGATCTCGACTTTCGGGTTACAGAAAAAACAGAAGAACTATTTGACCCAGAATCTGCCGTAGTGAGAAGCATACAAAAACACGAAAGCAAAAATACCACAGGCGCAGCCAGATCTGCATCAGGGAGTCAGGAACAACAGCGGGCAGAAGAGACCATAAATTACGAGATCAATAGAGTGTCGCAGAAAACCATTCTGCCCGTTGGCGATATAAAGAAACTTTCTATCGCAGTAGTCGTAGATGGGACATACGTAAAGGATGAAAAGGGGAAAGAAACCTTCCAGGAAAGATCAAAGAAAGAAATCGAGGTTCTTGAGGAATTGGTCAGAAAATCTGCAGGGTTTGATGCAAATCGTGGTGATCAGGTAGTTGTTTCATGTTTGCCGTTAAGTAAAGTAGAGGTCGACAGTTCACCCTCGGGTTTTGACTGGTATTCTATATTAAACCCTGCAATGTCAGTGGTAAAATATGTCATACTACTAGTTGCTTTTGTCAGTGTCCTCTTCCTAGCTATTCGACCTCTCGTCAAAGTGTTAACGGAGAAGGTTGAGCCTGTTCCGACAAGCTTCAGTCAACCTTCTCAAAAAATCTTAGAAGGTAGAGAAGCACCACTTCAAATTGCAGTAGAAGATCTCTCTGGGAAAACTGAAACAGAAATCATCCGACATTTGGCAAGCACCGATGCAAAAAAATTTGCTGAAATTCTGAGGAACTGGGTGCGATGA
- the fliE gene encoding flagellar hook-basal body complex protein FliE, producing the protein MKIEPNLYHTSPVSKSTEGLKKDPKNLSFKEALIGAINEVSNAQTKAEEAIVALQLRNEGSLHETIIALEKADISLRAMLQIRNKLIEAYQEIMRMTI; encoded by the coding sequence ATGAAAATTGAGCCGAACCTATACCACACATCCCCGGTGAGCAAATCAACCGAAGGACTAAAAAAGGACCCTAAAAATTTATCCTTCAAAGAGGCGTTGATCGGTGCAATAAACGAGGTCAGCAATGCGCAGACTAAAGCAGAAGAAGCGATTGTAGCACTACAATTGAGAAACGAAGGAAGCTTACACGAAACAATCATCGCGCTAGAAAAAGCTGACATTTCTCTTCGCGCCATGTTGCAGATAAGAAACAAGCTTATAGAAGCCTATCAAGAAATAATGAGAATGACAATATAA
- the flgC gene encoding flagellar basal body rod protein FlgC has product MKMDINSTFKICADAMTAQRVRLDVVTSNLANINTTKTPSGEPYRRKIPVFSSTEVQTTDKKNFKETLKTVKVEILEDSTNSFKTIYDPQHPDADSQGMVKLPNINVIQEMAEMIAASRSFEASVTAFDATKNMLLKSLDIGK; this is encoded by the coding sequence ATGAAAATGGATATCAACTCAACTTTCAAGATTTGTGCCGATGCCATGACCGCTCAGAGAGTGAGGCTCGATGTAGTTACTAGCAACTTAGCCAACATCAACACCACAAAAACCCCAAGTGGCGAACCATACAGGAGAAAGATCCCTGTCTTCTCATCTACGGAGGTGCAAACAACGGATAAGAAGAACTTCAAAGAAACACTAAAAACTGTGAAAGTGGAAATCCTTGAAGATTCAACGAACAGTTTCAAAACCATTTACGACCCCCAACACCCTGACGCGGATAGTCAAGGAATGGTCAAACTACCAAATATAAACGTGATTCAAGAGATGGCTGAAATGATCGCGGCGAGCAGGTCTTTTGAAGCAAGTGTTACGGCTTTTGACGCCACCAAAAATATGCTTCTTAAGTCCCTAGACATAGGTAAATGA
- the flgB gene encoding flagellar basal body rod protein FlgB encodes MIRLFNRTISILETMLNYRAKKHEIIVSNIANLDVPDWISSDLRLKKNDGVGTPTRLDVRVTHPRHIASEKSTYDPLIDYEVITLENVTLDTHMANLAENQLIYNATIEMLARKFRQLNNVLKEVK; translated from the coding sequence ATGATCCGGTTATTCAACAGGACGATTAGCATCTTAGAAACAATGCTAAACTACAGGGCAAAAAAACATGAGATTATCGTGAGCAACATAGCAAATCTCGATGTCCCTGACTGGATTTCTTCTGATCTGAGACTTAAAAAAAACGATGGTGTCGGGACTCCTACCAGACTGGACGTTCGTGTGACGCATCCCCGGCACATCGCAAGTGAAAAAAGTACTTACGATCCCCTTATAGATTACGAAGTAATAACCCTAGAAAACGTAACTTTGGACACTCACATGGCCAATCTTGCGGAGAACCAACTTATATACAACGCCACCATAGAAATGCTGGCGAGAAAATTCCGCCAGCTTAATAATGTTCTCAAGGAGGTCAAATGA
- a CDS encoding sigma-54 dependent transcriptional regulator, protein MTRGTNRIKGKILIVDDEDTMRFALADALTSSGYEVETAKDGEEAVRIFSKDSFSVVISDVRMPRMNGMDVLKHIKQISPETPVILITAYGTVKSAVEAIKEGAADYLTKPFNIEELEFTVKNVMAHQMTKKHSTGETSKGRFVKEIITEDPYMLKLLAMLKRVAKSNSSVLIQGESGTGKELIARYIYMHSTRWGKPFVAVNCAAIPHNLLESEMFGYEKGAFTGAIQRKIGKFELANGGTLLLDEVSEMDVQLQAKLLRVLQEGEIDRIGGTKPIPVDVRIIATTNTDLKAAIEARKFREDLYYRLNVIPVYIPPLRERRKDILLLANHFIKKFSSAMGKEHLTLTPEAQKKLHEYNWPGNIRELENTIERAVLICEGRLISVEHLGISEDRQPIVGSNDLEIDLGKSLTSRIENLTLRDMERIMILETLQKVGGNRTKAAQLLGISVRTMRNKIHEYNLKNI, encoded by the coding sequence ATGACTAGAGGGACAAATCGAATAAAAGGAAAAATTCTTATCGTCGATGATGAGGATACTATGAGATTCGCCCTTGCCGATGCACTTACGAGTTCGGGTTATGAGGTTGAGACTGCAAAGGATGGGGAAGAAGCTGTGAGGATCTTCAGTAAAGACTCTTTTTCAGTTGTGATCTCCGATGTGCGCATGCCCCGCATGAACGGCATGGATGTACTGAAGCACATAAAACAAATTTCACCGGAAACCCCAGTGATACTCATCACAGCTTACGGAACGGTCAAAAGCGCCGTGGAAGCCATTAAGGAAGGCGCCGCTGATTATCTAACAAAACCTTTCAACATTGAAGAGTTAGAATTCACCGTAAAAAACGTAATGGCCCATCAGATGACAAAAAAACATTCGACTGGAGAAACATCCAAAGGTCGGTTCGTCAAAGAAATAATCACTGAAGACCCATACATGCTAAAACTCCTAGCCATGCTTAAAAGAGTGGCGAAGAGCAACTCCAGTGTCCTTATACAAGGAGAAAGTGGCACAGGAAAAGAGCTCATTGCCCGCTACATCTATATGCACTCCACCAGGTGGGGGAAACCTTTTGTGGCAGTTAATTGTGCTGCAATACCCCACAATCTTCTTGAAAGTGAGATGTTTGGATATGAAAAAGGAGCCTTCACAGGCGCAATACAGAGAAAAATAGGCAAATTCGAACTGGCAAACGGGGGAACTCTTCTCCTAGATGAAGTCAGTGAAATGGATGTGCAACTCCAGGCAAAACTCCTTCGAGTGCTCCAAGAGGGTGAAATTGATCGTATTGGAGGAACGAAACCAATTCCCGTTGATGTAAGAATAATAGCAACCACGAATACAGATTTAAAAGCAGCGATAGAAGCCCGTAAATTCCGTGAAGATCTTTACTACAGACTGAATGTTATACCTGTTTATATTCCTCCTCTGAGAGAAAGACGAAAGGATATACTGTTACTCGCGAATCACTTCATAAAGAAATTTTCGAGCGCTATGGGGAAAGAACATCTCACTCTTACACCAGAAGCCCAAAAAAAACTGCACGAATACAACTGGCCAGGTAACATTCGTGAATTGGAAAACACCATTGAAAGGGCTGTCTTGATCTGTGAAGGTAGACTCATCAGTGTGGAACACCTGGGCATTTCTGAAGATCGCCAACCCATCGTCGGTAGTAATGACCTAGAAATTGACTTAGGCAAATCCTTAACATCCAGGATAGAAAACCTAACCCTTCGCGATATGGAAAGGATAATGATCCTCGAAACCCTGCAAAAAGTTGGTGGAAACAGAACGAAAGCAGCTCAACTACTCGGAATTAGCGTTAGAACTATGCGTAACAAAATTCACGAATACAACCTAAAAAATATCTGA
- a CDS encoding tetratricopeptide repeat protein yields MNTRSHYVKVPASSDSDSQIIGYSTEKLGSKDKETSTDVQGISFGMVSASSADNDQEDNLLKLKSLTDPSKLQGMERKEALKKLADTHFELGKRVSHHHLFQAVQIYKQLLKEYPDPQEGNDAIYHNLAISYEGLNFFHEAIASWEKLINGYSSSPLKINALIHIAHDFYRVGRYEKAVEAYRNFINTHQKSNEEKTAWLGLAASYFKLNKYQHAHEAYETIANKWPPFIDVSKEHLFQAGVSAHMCNNHRVALRLLMAFASLHPNDPLTSKALLISARSLLSINKTKAALHILSLILERFPQSEEAWESIHTAALIGIRERDQKIPYHLAAAQYFYDPIHSYDLLLNTTPKPPKEKEDLLLLEKADGLRKMGYEIESLKTCLLLLDKKPEGSIRTDTLIKAAGLSTSLIDRFYAEGDTLAVLYIYYMSASRGVFGPENPQTLLKVAQSLEKLALHGESKKILDFIKYTSTNRNVIREVEDIYSRLSKSEKVSPLIPVVASLENKTTPDPDEISKAINSADEESKRWLLYALARIFMKENDQKKVAEITEKIKEGTPQTFWIKLADYTLVTMHRMKKHPDLYRK; encoded by the coding sequence ATGAACACAAGATCACATTACGTCAAAGTACCAGCGTCTTCAGATAGCGATAGTCAAATAATTGGCTATTCAACAGAAAAATTGGGGTCTAAAGATAAGGAAACGTCAACAGACGTTCAGGGGATATCCTTTGGAATGGTAAGCGCAAGTTCTGCGGATAACGACCAAGAAGATAACCTTTTAAAGCTTAAAAGTCTCACAGATCCATCCAAACTCCAAGGTATGGAAAGAAAAGAGGCATTGAAAAAACTAGCAGATACTCACTTCGAACTCGGCAAAAGGGTATCTCACCACCATTTATTTCAGGCTGTTCAAATCTATAAGCAGTTACTTAAGGAGTATCCTGATCCCCAAGAAGGAAACGATGCAATCTACCACAATCTTGCAATCAGCTATGAGGGCCTAAACTTCTTTCACGAAGCCATAGCTTCGTGGGAAAAACTCATAAACGGATACAGCTCCTCTCCTTTAAAAATAAACGCCCTTATTCATATAGCCCATGATTTTTACCGTGTTGGACGTTATGAAAAAGCTGTGGAAGCGTACCGAAACTTTATAAATACCCATCAAAAATCAAACGAAGAGAAAACCGCCTGGTTAGGGCTTGCAGCATCTTACTTCAAACTGAACAAGTACCAACATGCCCACGAGGCATACGAAACAATCGCCAACAAATGGCCACCGTTCATAGATGTCTCAAAAGAGCACCTTTTTCAAGCAGGAGTATCAGCCCATATGTGTAATAATCACCGGGTAGCGCTCCGTCTCCTCATGGCATTTGCATCTTTACATCCTAACGATCCTCTGACTTCTAAAGCCCTACTCATATCGGCTCGGTCCCTGCTGTCCATTAACAAGACAAAGGCTGCTCTACATATCCTTTCACTCATTCTCGAACGTTTTCCCCAAAGTGAAGAGGCATGGGAGAGCATTCACACTGCGGCACTTATAGGAATAAGGGAGAGAGATCAGAAAATCCCATATCACCTAGCCGCTGCACAGTATTTTTACGATCCCATTCATTCCTACGACCTTCTTTTAAACACTACGCCGAAACCACCGAAGGAAAAAGAGGACCTGCTTCTACTCGAAAAAGCGGATGGTTTAAGAAAAATGGGATACGAGATAGAATCTCTAAAAACATGCCTGTTACTTTTAGACAAAAAACCTGAGGGAAGCATCAGGACTGATACCCTTATCAAAGCGGCTGGACTCAGCACAAGTCTCATCGATAGATTCTACGCAGAGGGAGACACTTTAGCGGTCCTTTACATTTACTATATGTCAGCATCCCGCGGGGTATTCGGTCCCGAGAATCCTCAAACTCTATTAAAAGTCGCACAGAGTTTGGAGAAGCTTGCACTTCACGGTGAATCCAAAAAAATACTCGATTTCATTAAATACACAAGCACAAACAGAAACGTCATCCGTGAGGTTGAAGATATCTACTCCCGGTTGAGCAAAAGCGAAAAGGTGTCTCCTCTGATTCCTGTGGTGGCAAGCTTGGAAAATAAAACCACCCCCGATCCGGACGAAATAAGCAAAGCCATAAACAGCGCAGATGAAGAGTCGAAAAGATGGCTTCTTTATGCTCTTGCTCGCATATTCATGAAAGAAAACGATCAAAAAAAAGTCGCAGAGATTACAGAAAAGATTAAAGAGGGTACCCCTCAGACCTTTTGGATTAAGCTGGCCGATTATACATTAGTGACGATGCACCGAATGAAAAAACATCCTGACCTTTACAGGAAATAG
- a CDS encoding PilZ domain-containing protein translates to MESSINNNREYSRVYAYIPLKYRVVPSDEFHGLCSHIAVEPFYFDTSILPEVENAQLETWFNLINEKLDLIIRLLRAQADGFQSLPYKAVNISGSGISFSVHEEVRVGDILEIKMVLSDCNFHPVYLCVYGEVVRVEHLTSGYVIAVRFVKMDDRIRDEIVRFVFERERQILRERRKG, encoded by the coding sequence ATGGAATCATCTATCAATAATAATAGAGAGTATTCCCGAGTTTATGCCTATATACCACTTAAGTATCGCGTTGTTCCTTCCGATGAATTTCACGGGTTGTGTAGTCACATAGCAGTTGAGCCTTTTTATTTTGATACATCAATTTTGCCAGAGGTGGAAAATGCGCAGTTAGAAACATGGTTTAATCTGATCAACGAAAAATTGGATTTAATAATTAGGCTTTTAAGGGCTCAGGCAGATGGGTTTCAATCACTGCCTTATAAGGCCGTAAATATAAGTGGGAGTGGTATCAGTTTTTCAGTTCACGAGGAGGTTCGGGTAGGTGACATTTTGGAAATAAAGATGGTTCTTTCCGATTGTAACTTTCATCCGGTATACCTGTGTGTGTATGGAGAGGTTGTCAGGGTGGAGCATCTGACCTCTGGTTATGTTATTGCTGTCAGGTTCGTTAAAATGGATGATAGGATAAGGGATGAGATAGTGCGTTTTGTCTTTGAGCGAGAAAGGCAAATTCTCAGGGAAAGAAGAAAAGGTTAA
- the motA gene encoding flagellar motor stator protein MotA — MVVSIGFVVVIVSVVGGFLLEKGNLYVLFQPAEFLIIGGAAVGSFIIASPKKVIKGVLEHTKRIFKKTSYDKNDYLEALLFLNGVFYKIRKQGLVAIESDVDNPAGSPLFNRYSSIMGNERVLHLVSDTLRMVMSTTIAPHELESLIDSEIESHYEELILPSKSVNSVADSLPGLGIVAAVLGVVLTMGKMGEPPEVLGHSIGAALVGTFLGVLLCYGFVGPVGRHMEHIAREEIRFLTVFKVALLAFVQGAAPKVALEFGRRVIPKEVKPTFTEVEELLRKSK; from the coding sequence GTGGTTGTGTCCATAGGTTTTGTTGTTGTTATTGTTTCTGTTGTGGGTGGTTTTCTTCTAGAGAAGGGTAATCTTTATGTGCTATTCCAGCCAGCGGAATTTCTGATAATTGGTGGCGCGGCGGTTGGGTCTTTTATCATTGCATCCCCCAAAAAAGTTATAAAGGGGGTGCTGGAGCATACAAAGAGGATCTTCAAAAAGACAAGTTATGATAAAAATGATTACCTGGAGGCATTGCTTTTCCTCAATGGTGTGTTCTACAAGATAAGAAAGCAAGGACTTGTGGCGATTGAGAGTGATGTGGATAACCCTGCAGGTAGTCCTCTGTTTAACCGTTACAGCTCCATAATGGGAAATGAAAGGGTCTTACATTTAGTTTCTGATACCCTCCGAATGGTTATGAGCACCACAATTGCCCCTCATGAGTTGGAGTCACTTATCGACAGTGAGATAGAAAGTCATTATGAGGAGTTGATCTTACCTTCGAAAAGTGTGAACAGTGTTGCTGATAGCTTGCCCGGACTCGGTATAGTAGCAGCGGTGCTCGGAGTTGTGCTTACCATGGGTAAGATGGGAGAACCACCAGAGGTGCTAGGTCACAGTATAGGTGCTGCCCTGGTGGGAACATTTTTAGGTGTTCTCCTCTGTTACGGTTTTGTAGGACCAGTGGGGCGTCATATGGAGCATATAGCCCGTGAGGAGATACGTTTTCTCACCGTTTTTAAGGTAGCACTACTCGCTTTTGTCCAGGGAGCGGCACCGAAAGTAGCACTTGAGTTTGGCAGGCGGGTTATTCCCAAAGAGGTGAAACCCACCTTCACCGAAGTGGAGGAACTCCTGCGTAAGAGTAAGTGA
- a CDS encoding OmpA family protein gives MAERTPIIIKKMKKSHHEEHHGSSWKVAYADFVTAMMAFFLLLWLLAMISPEKRAAMSEYFRNFNLFRDVTTAGSKGMMNKEGLLGDKQNSLVKSTNAMTGRVNSRGEKEIIAERLKKAIDEKLRAYSDQIYVDIVEGGVRIQLVDAEGKEMFALGSAEPTPRAKQILSVIAENIQDLQNKVAIEGHTDAAPFKSSQITNWELSTARASAARRELESKGLDPQRIARVVGFADQELFIKDNPRDPRNRRISVTILTGNQGMVPRSSMRNF, from the coding sequence ATGGCTGAGCGCACCCCAATAATAATAAAAAAAATGAAAAAATCCCATCATGAGGAACACCACGGCAGTTCGTGGAAAGTTGCCTACGCTGATTTTGTTACGGCTATGATGGCCTTCTTTCTCCTCCTGTGGCTTCTTGCCATGATCTCCCCGGAGAAGAGGGCGGCAATGTCAGAATATTTCAGAAATTTTAATTTATTTAGAGATGTAACTACTGCAGGCTCCAAGGGTATGATGAATAAGGAAGGTCTCCTGGGCGATAAGCAGAACAGTTTGGTAAAATCGACTAATGCGATGACTGGAAGGGTGAATTCGAGGGGTGAGAAGGAGATTATTGCTGAACGGTTGAAGAAGGCGATTGATGAGAAGTTGAGGGCATACAGTGACCAAATTTACGTTGATATAGTGGAGGGTGGTGTCCGCATTCAACTCGTGGATGCTGAGGGAAAGGAAATGTTTGCCCTAGGAAGTGCGGAACCAACGCCAAGGGCTAAGCAGATACTGAGTGTTATTGCAGAAAATATCCAAGACCTCCAGAATAAAGTCGCTATAGAGGGTCATACAGACGCGGCACCTTTCAAGAGTTCCCAGATAACTAATTGGGAACTATCCACTGCACGGGCGTCAGCGGCGAGAAGGGAACTAGAATCTAAGGGGCTTGACCCCCAAAGGATAGCCCGTGTTGTGGGTTTTGCAGATCAGGAACTATTCATTAAAGATAACCCCCGAGATCCAAGGAACAGAAGAATTAGTGTTACCATTCTAACTGGTAATCAGGGAATGGTTCCGCGATCCTCTATGAGGAATTTTTAG
- a CDS encoding chemotaxis protein CheX: MNVEFINPFLEATIEVLKTMAFIEPKPGKPFLKKDNLAQGDISGIIGLAGDARGSLALSFSESAILRIVSNMLGEEINNMNGDIRDAVGEITNMISGVARKKLEKAGYSIMAAIPTVVSGRNHSIRHVLGGPSIIIPFETEAGSFVVDVCINRDDTK, translated from the coding sequence ATGAACGTAGAATTCATCAATCCTTTCCTGGAAGCGACGATTGAGGTTCTAAAAACAATGGCCTTTATAGAGCCAAAACCGGGAAAACCCTTCCTAAAAAAAGACAATTTAGCCCAGGGTGACATCTCCGGTATCATAGGATTGGCAGGAGATGCCCGGGGATCCTTGGCTTTAAGCTTCAGCGAGAGTGCGATACTACGCATTGTAAGTAACATGCTCGGAGAAGAAATAAATAACATGAACGGTGACATTAGAGACGCAGTCGGTGAAATTACCAACATGATTTCCGGGGTAGCACGAAAGAAACTGGAAAAAGCAGGTTACAGTATAATGGCAGCAATACCAACAGTTGTATCCGGTAGGAACCACTCCATCCGTCATGTGTTGGGAGGACCAAGTATCATAATACCTTTCGAAACAGAAGCTGGATCCTTTGTCGTGGATGTGTGCATAAATCGGGATGACACCAAATGA
- a CDS encoding chemotaxis response regulator CheY: protein MDKNIKILVVDDFATMRKVIRNILRQIGFENIVEAEDGLSALRILKSQQIDFIIADWNMPNMTGLELLKAVRSDATLSKTPFLMVTAEALQENVIAAVKAGVNNYIVKPFTAETLQEKIAKILG, encoded by the coding sequence ATGGACAAAAATATCAAGATTCTTGTGGTCGATGATTTTGCCACCATGCGGAAAGTTATAAGAAACATCCTAAGACAGATTGGCTTCGAAAATATTGTAGAAGCAGAAGACGGACTTTCAGCATTAAGAATCCTAAAGTCCCAGCAGATCGACTTCATAATTGCGGATTGGAACATGCCGAACATGACAGGATTGGAATTATTAAAGGCAGTAAGGTCAGATGCTACACTCAGCAAAACTCCCTTTCTTATGGTAACTGCAGAGGCCTTGCAGGAAAACGTGATCGCAGCAGTTAAAGCAGGAGTGAATAATTACATCGTTAAGCCCTTCACTGCAGAGACACTTCAGGAAAAAATTGCCAAAATACTCGGCTGA